AATGCTCATGTAGCAAAATGCAAGCTTTTATCATCAGGCAGCAAGAGGGAAacttgagtgaatgaatgcaaTTTGCCTCCAAGTCTTTTGAAAGAAGGTGAAAAAATAACTACTGTTTTGCCAGTGTTCCTCCCAAAGCATTACTCTAAGCTTGGGGGGGAGGGGTTGCTGTGAGCAGCTACAGCAGTAAGATCTAACCCAGAAGTAGGTCCAAGGCCAAGAGTAGGAGAGCGGTTGAAGAAATCATCCCAGGGCACAAGAAGCAATGCCTGTCTTGTGCTAGAGGATGAGCCGATGgcttattttgtttctgattcaaaatgacattTCCAATTTCAGCCTTGCTGAAAAAGAACCACGTTTACATTTGCTATTAAAAACAGCTAGCATAGAGGGTAAAAACATATAATTATTAGCAAGCGCATGCTAGCTATTCCAGTAAGAAACTTACCAGACGGTAAAATCAAGGGGAAATCAAAAGTTGAGGATGGAGCTGTTGTTCCTCAGGATGGGGAAAGAAAATCTTACAAAGAGAAGGATTAagcaccaactttatatggagaaCTGCCTTCTCAGGCTAATAGAAGATGAGGAAGAGCATTACCAAAAGCTGGCCAGGCCATTCTGAAACCAAAGGAGAGGAAAACAGGaattaggaagaaaggaaaaagccagTAAAATAAATTCTTCTGGGTCTGAGTAGGTAAGTGAATATAAGGCAACTGCAGCAAAGATACGCTGCCCAGTCCTCCGGCACGAAGCTGCTGGTTAAATATCTCAACATTTTAAACCcagagaaatgtaaaaaaaaataacctcCAATGGTAAAATCTTTTCCAATTTGAAATCCAAAGCACTCGCTTTTTAGTTATTCTATGcgttattggaaaaaaaaaaaaaaagaagaaagaaagaaagaaaagcaacagACATGaagatttgttttatttctacttaggaaaggagaaggatTAAATAGAGCTGTTTTCCAATTTGCTCTCCAATATACACATCCACAtgccacacacatacatacacagacacacaccaaaaactccccaacaaacaacaaaaaagccaagaagaataaaaaacaaaaaacactctcAAACTGCACTGATACTTCTCATTTCGACCAGCGGTTTAGATCCTGGGAGAAAGTGCAAAATGAAAAATCGAACAACCAAAAAATGCTGAACAAACAGCATTATTATATTACTAAAGTAGTAACAGATGATGTTCTCTGTGTCTGTAAAATTTTGGAACCACATAGCTAATTTGTTAAATCTAGTCCATGCCACGTttcaaaaagcaggaaaaaaaattagcttcATTCTTTGCTATCTCATCAAAATCTTCTAGGAGATGTGGGACATCATCATCCTCCTCACCAATGTCTCCTGGTTTTGATGTTTTGCTATCCAACACTTGCCTCAGGAACTGTCCCACTAACTTTCTAAGACTTGTTAAACTGTCAGCACAAAGCTGACTTAATATCCCAGGAAGCATTTCTATGATGGGTTCGGCTTCTGCGTGGCCAGTAATTGCAAAGGTGTTAGCAAAGAGGGAAGTTCGGACCTTGGGATTGTTGAAATGAATAACTGTCCCATCATTAATCATGTTCACCTCTCCAATACCAGCTACGTTATTCACAGCCAGTTTTTAAAGAGAACTCTGAAGTGTTTTGTCATCAGCTGTAGCTGTTCTAGGTACCACCTTCTTTCTGCGAGCTGTACCCTTGCCCTCTATGTAGACCTGAGTCTGAAGTTTTGGCTAACTTTTCTTGATTTGTGCTGTTGGTAAATCTGAAGCAGGGAGGGTCCTCCTACACCAGCACACAGCAAGAGCAAGATGGCTGCCTCAGCGGAGACAGGGCTGCTCCAGAAATTTAGgagttctttataaattatgaatTTTAATTCTTTGGCTATATATTGCAAACATCTATCCTACTTTGTCAGTTACCTTTTAACTTCGCTTGTGGCATTTTTATTATgtaaataatttatatatttatttaatcaaATTTATCAATCTTCTTTTGCCACAATAAAAGGCAGTACATATACTGGCTCGTAGAAAGTGTTTCCCTaaattgaagagaaatttatccaTGTATTTTTCTGATACTTATACggtttcattttctttacatttaGATCCCTAATTAATTTGGAGTTTATTCTTGTATACGGATTATTTTTTCAAACGGCCACCTTGTTTTTCCAATACCACTTGTTAAAAATCTACCTTTGCCTCAGATATTTGAGATCTACCTTTATCATACATTACATTCCCATAATACTTGGTCTTCACATGAGCTTTCTATTCTGGTGTTGTGTTTGTCTACTAATGTGCCAGAACCATACTGTTTTAGTTACAGAGGCTTTCTAGTATCTAAAGCTTGGTAGGCCTAATCACCCcttacagtttttttgtttgttttgttttttttacagtgCTTTTCTTGATATTCTGGCATGTTTATTTTTCTATGTGGATTTTAATATTAACTtgtctaatttcattttttaaaaagcttgctTGTATTT
Above is a window of Loxodonta africana isolate mLoxAfr1 chromosome 2, mLoxAfr1.hap2, whole genome shotgun sequence DNA encoding:
- the LOC135230455 gene encoding transcription factor BTF3 homolog 4-like; the protein is MINDGTVIHFNNPKVRTSLFANTFAITGHAEAEPIIEMLPGILSQLCADSLTSLRKLVGQFLRQVLDSKTSKPGDIGEEDDDVPHLLEDFDEIAKNEANFFSCFLKRGMD